From Aedes albopictus strain Foshan chromosome 1, AalbF5, whole genome shotgun sequence, one genomic window encodes:
- the LOC109416136 gene encoding uncharacterized protein LOC109416136 yields MDGCPQSSEVTGEPCLERDILEAKSLRDERSVSIENALINARNILQAHIGGNGDNLFTLLMRLISRILAEKPGNAVDFFEEYCRLVKQGHFIHPDFKLRDEKGVENERKVEFAKSVQQKIRSLEHLHSAPMWSQIGFTLPPSMDYFVDRQMELLRATDGAKQVLFWGVVHSLSGSYYVIEVERDSFEAVQLELQLSQEKTEIARDVIEGLLRATVSDDTIISDWCGAESMVMEMIDQILEFAIPPDTDEQLATAVAVPLLDRIVEEAIDEAQEPEVELSVMGSLDVISCNATMASSDMSLNQLKFASAKALLEVKMNVFLYYVCCDPIEGAWSELPTGITLDKIMNSCSTKRYFKGNLESKLASGLVERDHLRAILTRVSMDRYAAPLPSEEPPSNHQRPRLITERDVAVYYKATGFARDWHRMNNEQIPRSAGWRKSNTWPGSYAYGRDFFIYCGWGVMNC; encoded by the exons ATGGACGGATGTCCTCAATCATCCGAGGTCACAGGGGAGCCATGCTTGGAACGCGACATTCTCGAAGCCAAATCTCTTCGAGACGAGAGAAGTGTAAGCATTGAAAATGCACTGATCAACGCGCGAAACATCCTGCAGGCCCACATTGGCGGGAACGGCGATAATCT atTCACCCTGTTGATGCGCCTAATCTCGAGGATACTTGCTGAGAAACCCGGAAATGCGGTGGACTTCTTCGAAGAATACTGCCGGCTGGTAAAGCAAGGCCATTTCATTCACCCGGATTTTAAACTGCGAGATGAAAAAGGCGTGGAAAACGAGCGAAAGGTTGAGTTTGCGAAGAGCGTTCAACAGAAGATCCGCTCCCTTGAGCACCTGCATTCGGCTCCGATGTGGTCCCAGATCGGGTTCACCCTGCCGCCTTCGATGGATTACTTCGTTGACAGGCAGATGGAGCTACTGAGGGCAACAGATGGTGCCAAACAGGTTCTTTTCTGGGGTGTAGTGCACTCTTTGAGCGGCAGCTACTACGTAATCGAGGTGGAGCGGGACAGTTTCGAGGCGGTGCAGCTGGAGCTTCAGCTCAGTCAGGAGAAAACGGAAATCGCCCGGGACGTGATCGAGGGACTTTTGCGGGCCACGGTTTCGGATGATACGATAATTTCGGACTGGTGCGGAGCCGAGTCGATGGTGATGGAGATGATCGATCAGATTCTGGAGTTTGCCATTCCGCCGGACACGGACGAACAACTTGCGACGGCAGTGGCCGTTCCTTTGCTGGACAGGATCGTGGAGGAGGCCATTGACGAGGCGCAAGAGCCGGAAGTGGAACTCAGCGTGATGGGCAGCCTGGATGTGATATCCTGTAATGCCACTATGGCATCGTCGGATATGAGCTTGAATCAGCTCAAGTTCGCTTCCGCGAAGGCATTGCTCGAGGTCAAGATGAACGTCTTCCTGTATTACGTTTGCTGTGATCCCATCGAAGGAGCCTGGAGTGAGCTGCCAACTGGGATAACCCTGGATAAGATCATGAACTCCTGTTCCACGAAACGATACTTCAAAGGGAATTTGGAATCAAAGTTGGCGAGTGGTCTGGTGGAACGTGACCACCTTCGCGCCATTCTAACCCGCGTTTCCATGGACCGATATGCTGCACCTCTACCATCGGAAGAACCACCATCGAACCACCAACGTCCACGGTTGATAACGGAGCGTGACGTGGCCGTTTATTACAAGGCAACAGGATTCGCACGCGACTGGCATCGGATGAATAACGAGCAAATTCCGAGAAGCGCCGGATGGCGTAAATCCAACACCTGGCCCGGTTCCTATGCCTATGGGAGGGACTTTTTCATTTACTGTGGGTGGGGCGTGATGAACTGTTGA